The following proteins are co-located in the Gorilla gorilla gorilla isolate KB3781 chromosome 18, NHGRI_mGorGor1-v2.1_pri, whole genome shotgun sequence genome:
- the TNFRSF17 gene encoding tumor necrosis factor receptor superfamily member 17 isoform X2 has translation MRTDGARSHLGVTNSVKGTNAILWTCLGLSLIISLAVFVLMFLLRKISSEPLKDEFKNTGSGLLGMANIDLEKSRTGDEIILPRGLEYTVEECTCEDCIKSKQKVDSDHCFPLPAMEEGATILVTTKTNDYCKSLPAALSATEIEKSISAR, from the exons ATGAGGACAGATGGAGCCAGGAGTCATTTGG GTGTGACCAATTCAGTGAAAGGAACGAATGCGATTCTCTGGACCTGTTTGGGACTGAGCTTAATAATTTCTTTGGCAGTTTTCGTGCTAATGTTTTTGCTAAGGAAGATAAGCTCTGAACCATTAAAGGACGAGTTTAAAAACACAG GATCAGGTCTCCTGGGCATGGCTAACATTGACCTGGAAAAGAGCAGGACTGGTGATGAAATTATTCTTCCGAGAGGCCTCGAGTACACGGTGGAAGAATGCACCTGTGAAGACTGCATCAAGAGCAAACAGAAGGTCGACTCTgaccattgctttccactcccaGCTATGGAGGAAGGCGCAACCATTCTTGTCACCACGAAAACGAATGACTATTGCAAGAGCCTGCCAGCTGCTTTGAGTGCTACGGAGATAGAGAAATCAATTTCTGCTAGGTAA
- the TNFRSF17 gene encoding tumor necrosis factor receptor superfamily member 17 isoform X1 translates to MLQMAGQCSQNEYFDSLLHACIPCQLRCSSNTPPLTCQRYCNASVTNSVKGTNAILWTCLGLSLIISLAVFVLMFLLRKISSEPLKDEFKNTGSGLLGMANIDLEKSRTGDEIILPRGLEYTVEECTCEDCIKSKQKVDSDHCFPLPAMEEGATILVTTKTNDYCKSLPAALSATEIEKSISAR, encoded by the exons ATGTTGCAGATGGCTGGGCAGTGCTCCCAAAATGAATATTTTGACAGTTTGTTGCATGCTTGCATACCTTGTCAACTTCGATGTTCTTCTAATACTCCTCCTCTAACATGTCAGCGTTATTGTAATGCAA GTGTGACCAATTCAGTGAAAGGAACGAATGCGATTCTCTGGACCTGTTTGGGACTGAGCTTAATAATTTCTTTGGCAGTTTTCGTGCTAATGTTTTTGCTAAGGAAGATAAGCTCTGAACCATTAAAGGACGAGTTTAAAAACACAG GATCAGGTCTCCTGGGCATGGCTAACATTGACCTGGAAAAGAGCAGGACTGGTGATGAAATTATTCTTCCGAGAGGCCTCGAGTACACGGTGGAAGAATGCACCTGTGAAGACTGCATCAAGAGCAAACAGAAGGTCGACTCTgaccattgctttccactcccaGCTATGGAGGAAGGCGCAACCATTCTTGTCACCACGAAAACGAATGACTATTGCAAGAGCCTGCCAGCTGCTTTGAGTGCTACGGAGATAGAGAAATCAATTTCTGCTAGGTAA